A region of Vigna radiata var. radiata cultivar VC1973A chromosome 10, Vradiata_ver6, whole genome shotgun sequence DNA encodes the following proteins:
- the LOC106776221 gene encoding kinesin-like protein KIN-12F, which translates to MRQKTNNTDSSGFLGTISSNFLRSISSSNRKPTSSSFTNHKFLNSDVENTPPTHPNISLNHHQQLKPHDPFSHSNSHVKVVVRIKPENINGKEGDWEIKKVSSDALCIGDIKFMFDEVFDANSNQEDVFQSVGVPLVRNALAGYNTTILSFGQSGSGKTYTMWGPPSAMVDESSCSSQLGIVPRIFRMLLSELEREKLISGEKQFNYQCRCSFLEIYNEQIGNLLNPIQQNLEMKDDSRNAPHIENLIEEYVTNYDDVAEILIKGLSRRKKGATNLNSNSSGSHIIFTFVIESFCKGTTEGLFSSSKVSRISLIDLAGLDSDEVGDLGSQCTRENKHVQKSLSQLEHLVDALSKKSQSGKNGDIPHNDSCLTRLLQGSLGGNAKLSVICSISPNKKSNDKTLRTLRFGEQARSITNEPVINVIKEADVDLSNNIRHLKEELVRAKYDVYSSAGSKEGYFQGPNARESLNQMRVSLNRSLLLSNVGRDTSERVNVSKDDIQQLRQQIDELDSSSEGNPKDMYVNENRVQFYSVEENCDADTNSVDEIEKDEVCCGKTLSISVNSCNQFPVLAGPQLSESPKFSKTQRKSLAISSSYLGSWNNVTESSTFSNNVLDKPFKQGEHVQSSVQSSKVESLAASLQKGLQIIDYHQHNSALNKSSSSFSFEHLTLTPSLDIDKAESCDQTIPQKASSDEVASFLCESCRTKISSQDSSLVQLAFGECNGKNIMKEKELENVCKEQAARIEQLNQLVEKLKGDRELNSMKDEEKLLREFSSNGHLPCIIEEKCEIKEVQEELAQKDVSFDSTEKESLLKEIQNLRSKLQLCSDAPVKKSTDKLRSSLMSRSIQLQKSGVFSYDNGNEELENERQRWTEMESEWICLTDELRADLESYRQRTERLEMELTSEKKCTAEIDDALKRAVMGHARMVEHYADLQEKYDDLVMKHDAIMEGIAEVKKAAAKASKKGHARFAKSLSAELSALRVERERESKLLKKENQNLKTQLRDTAEAVQAAGELLVRLREAEHAAAFAEENFANVQQDNENLKMQIEKLKRKHKTEINTMKQYITESKLPESALQPLYKEDCDVAHNTASSYTYDDQAWRAEFGAIYQDHY; encoded by the exons atgaggcaAAAGACCAACAACACAGATTCTAGTGGGTTTTTGGGAACCATTTCTTCTAATTTTCTCAGATCAATCTCTTCTTCCAACCGCAAACccacttcttcttcctttacaaACCATAAATTCCTGAATTCCGACGTTGAAAACACTCCCCCTACCCATCCAAACATTTCCCTCAATCACCATCAACAATTGAAGCCCCACGACCCATTTTCCCACAGCAACTCACATGTGAAG GTTGTGGTGAGAATTAAGCCTGAAAATATCAATGGAAAAGAGGGGGATTGGGAAATTAAGAAGGTTTCTTCTGATGCCCTGTGTATTGGAGACATAAAGTTCATGTTTGATGAAGTTTTTGATGCCAACTCCAATCAG GAAGATGTTTTTCAGTCAGTGGGTGTTCCCTTGGTTAGAAATGCCTTAGCTGGTTACAACACTACTATTCTGTCATTTGGTCAG TCTGGGAGTGGAAAGACTTACACAATGTGGGGTCCCCCAAGTGCCATGGTTGATGAGTCCTCGTGTTCTAGTCAATTGGGAATTGTTCCTCGGATCTTCAGAATGTTACTTTCTGAGCTAGAGAGA GAGAAGCTTATTTCTGGTGAGAAGCAGTTCAATTATCAATGTCGTTGTTCATTTCTTGAG ATATACAACGAACAAATTGGCAATTTACTCAATCCTATTCAGCAGAACCTTGAG ATGAAGGATGATTCAAGAAATGCTCCTCATATTGAAAATCTGATCGAGGAATACGTCACTAACTATGATGATGTGGCAGAAATTTTGATTAAG GGCCTTTCAAGGAGGAAAAAGGGAGCAAcgaatttaaattctaatagCTCTGGATCACACATAATTTTCACATTTGTTATTGAATCTTTTTGCAAG GGAACCACAGAGGGCTTATTCAGTAGCTCAAAAGTTAGCAGAATCAGCCTTATTGATCTTGCTGGACTGGACAGCGACGAAGTTGGTGATTTAGGTAGCCAATGTACAAGGGAAAACAAACATGTCCAGAAATCATTATCTCAGCTCGA GCATTTAGTGGATGCTCTGAGTAAGAAATCTCAGTCTGGAAAAAACGGAGACATTCCACACAACGACTCCTGCTTAACTCGATTACTACAAGGATCACTTGGTGGAAATGCCAAACTCTCAGTAATATGTTCCATCTCCcctaataaaaa GAGTAATGATAAAACCCTGCGCACACTCAGATTTGGTGAGCAAGCAAGATCCATCACAAATGAGCCAGTTATCAATGTAATAAAGGAGGCTGATGTTGATTTGAGTAATAATATCAGACACTTAAAG GAAGAACTTGTTAGAGCAAAGTACGATGTTTACAGCTCAGCTGGGAGTAAAGAAGGATACTTCCAAGGACCAAATGCACGGGAAAGCCTGAATCAGATGAGAGTCAGCTTAAACCGCTCTCTACTCCTATCCAACGTAGGTCGTGATACTAGTGAGCGCGTAAATGTCAGCAAGGATGACATACAGCAATTACGCCAGCAAATTGATGAATTGGATAGCTCATCTGAAGGAAATCCAAAGGATATGTATGTCAATGAAAATCGTGTCCAGTTTTATTCTGTTGAGGAAAATTGTGATGCAGACACCAACAGCgttgatgaaattgaaaaggaTGAGGTATGCTGCGGAAAAACACTGAGCATTTCAGTCAATTCATGTAATCAATTTCCAGTACTTGCTGGACCACAGTTGTCCGAATCTCCAAAGTTCAGCAAAACTCAAAGGAAAAGTTTGGCTATTTCTTCAAGCTATCTTGGAAGTTGGAACAATGTGACAGAGAGTTCAACTTTCAGCAACAATGTGTTAGACAAACCTTTTAAACAGGGCGAGCACGTGCAATCCTCAGTACAGTCTAGCAAGGTTGAGTCCTTGGCAGCAAGCCTTCAGAAGGGACTACAGATTATTGACTATCATCAGCATAATTCAGCATTGAACAAATCTTCATCGTCCTTCTCCTTTGAGCACTTAACTTTGACACCTTCTCTAGACATTGACAAGGCTGAATCTTGTGATCAAACAATACCACAGAAAGCTTCCAGTGATGAAGTAGCTTCTTTCCTTTGTGAATCTTGCCGGACCAAAATATCTAGTCAGGATTCCAGTTTGGTCCAA CTGGCATTTGGAGAATGTAACGGCAAAAACATCATGAAAGAGAAGGAGCTCGAGAATGTTTGTAAGGAGCAAGCAGCTAGAATTGAGCAACTAAATCAGCTG GTGGAGAAATTGAAAGGAGATAGAGAACTGAACTcgatgaaagatgaagaaaag CTTCTAAGGGAATTTTCCTCAAATGGTCATTTGCCATGCATTATAGAggaaaaatgtgaaattaaagAAGTTCAGGAAGAGTTAGCCCAAAAGGACGTCTCTTTTGATTCAACTGAGAAGGAATCACTTCTTAAGGAAATTCAGAATCTAAGGAGCAAGCTGCAATTATGCAGCGATGCACCAGTAAAAAAATCTACTGACAAACTAAGGTCTTCATTGATGTCAAGATCCATACAACTGCAAAAGAGCGGGGTATTTTCTTATGATAATGGCAACGAAGAGCTAGAGAATGAAAGACAGAGATGGACAGAAATGGAAAGTGAGTGGATTTGTCTTACTGATGAACTTAGAGCTGATCTTGAGTCATATCGCCAACGTACTGAGAGGTTGGAGATGGAACTGACGTCAGAGAAGAAGTGCACAGCAGAGATAGATGATGCGCTAAAGAGAGCAGTTATGGGACATGCTAGAATGGTGGAACACTATGCTGATCTACAAGAAAAATACGATGATTTGGTTATGAAACACGACGCCATAATGGAAGGGATAGCAGAAGTGAAGAAGGCAGCAGCGAAAGCCTCGAAAAAAGGTCACGCCCGCTTTGCCAAGTCTCTTTCCGCTGAGCTTTCAGCATTGAGAGTGGAAAGAGAAAGGGAatcaaaattattgaaaaaggaGAATCAGAACTTGAAGACTCAGCTTCGAGATACTGCTGAAGCTGTTCAGGCTGCTGGAGAGCTACTTGTTCGGCTAAGAGAAGCTGAACATGCAGCAGCTTTTGCAGAG GAGAACTTTGCAAATGTGCAACAAGACAATGAAAATTTGAAGATGCAAATTGAAAAGCtgaaaagaaaacacaagaCAGAGATTAATACCATGAAGCAGTACATTACAGAGAGCAAATTACCTGAGTCTGCACTGCAACCACTGTATAAAGAGGATTGTGATGTGGCACACAATACAGCCTCCTCCTATACATACGATGATCAGGCTTGGAGAGCAGAATTTGGAGCAATATATCAGGATCATTATTAA